Proteins from a genomic interval of Rhodococcoides fascians A25f:
- the panC gene encoding pantoate--beta-alanine ligase, with amino-acid sequence MTLAGSYAKGQLTVHHDPAVITSVSKALRGVGKQVALVPTMGALHAGHLQLVRQAKLTGAVVIVSIFVNPLQFGVGEDLDAYPRTLDADVALLREEGVELVFAPSVSDMYPSGPRTTVNPGPLGAELEGGSRPTHFAGMLTVVAKLLQIAAPHRAYFGEKDYQQLTLIRQMVRDLNFDVAVIGVPTVREQDGLALSSRNRYLDPEQRDAAMALSAALVAGAHAAAGGTEAIIATARAVLDEAPLVQVDYLEVRDPHLGPAPERGDGRLLVAAKVGTTRLIDNVGVAVGTGFLEYPDDPKSGE; translated from the coding sequence ATGACCCTCGCGGGTAGCTACGCCAAGGGGCAGTTGACAGTTCACCACGATCCCGCGGTGATCACGTCGGTGTCCAAGGCCCTACGGGGTGTCGGGAAGCAGGTCGCGCTGGTGCCGACCATGGGTGCGCTGCACGCCGGTCACCTGCAATTGGTGCGCCAGGCCAAGCTCACCGGCGCGGTGGTCATCGTGTCGATCTTCGTCAACCCCCTTCAGTTCGGGGTCGGCGAGGATCTCGATGCCTACCCACGAACCCTCGACGCCGATGTCGCTCTGCTCCGCGAGGAGGGCGTCGAGCTGGTCTTCGCGCCGTCGGTATCGGACATGTATCCGTCGGGACCGCGCACCACCGTCAATCCCGGACCGCTCGGCGCAGAACTCGAAGGCGGCAGCAGGCCAACGCATTTCGCGGGTATGCTCACCGTCGTCGCCAAGCTGCTGCAGATCGCGGCTCCCCATCGCGCGTACTTCGGGGAAAAGGACTACCAGCAGCTGACGCTGATCCGGCAGATGGTGCGAGATTTGAACTTCGACGTCGCCGTCATCGGGGTACCGACGGTCCGCGAGCAGGACGGTCTCGCACTGTCCTCGCGTAACCGGTATCTGGACCCCGAGCAGCGAGATGCGGCGATGGCCCTGTCGGCCGCGCTGGTGGCCGGGGCACACGCTGCGGCGGGCGGCACGGAGGCCATCATCGCCACTGCGCGTGCCGTTCTGGACGAGGCACCGCTGGTGCAGGTCGATTACCTCGAGGTACGAGACCCGCATCTCGGCCCGGCTCCCGAGCGCGGAGACGGCAGACTGCTCGTGGCAGCCAAGGTGGGCACCACGAGATTGATCGACAACGTCGGTGTCGCCGTCGGCACCGGCTTTCTTGAATACCCCGACGATCCCAAAAGTGGAGAGTGA
- the panD gene encoding aspartate 1-decarboxylase produces MFRTMMKSKIHRATVTHADLHYVGSVTVDQDLMEAADLLEGEQVTIVDIDNGARLETYVITGERGSGVIGINGAAAHLVNPGDLVILIAYGVMNEQEVADYAPRVVFVDEKNRPVELGSDPAHAPAGSGLITPRDLRADSVLV; encoded by the coding sequence ATGTTTCGTACCATGATGAAGTCCAAGATCCATCGCGCCACCGTCACGCATGCAGACCTGCACTACGTGGGCTCGGTGACTGTCGATCAGGATCTGATGGAGGCCGCCGATCTGCTCGAAGGCGAGCAGGTCACCATCGTCGATATCGACAACGGGGCTCGGCTGGAAACCTATGTGATCACCGGTGAGCGCGGCAGCGGGGTCATCGGAATCAACGGAGCTGCAGCGCATTTGGTGAACCCAGGTGACCTGGTCATTCTGATCGCCTACGGGGTGATGAACGAGCAGGAAGTAGCCGACTACGCGCCTCGGGTCGTGTTCGTCGACGAGAAGAACCGGCCGGTCGAACTCGGCAGCGACCCGGCTCATGCGCCTGCGGGCTCGGGTCTGATCACGCCGCGCGATCTGCGGGCCGATTCCGTGCTGGTCTGA
- a CDS encoding type III pantothenate kinase: protein MLLAIDVRNTSTVVGLFTGTGDHSKLLRDWRIRTDPHVTADELALMLRGLLGADSEQITGITALSTVPSVLREMRTMLTRYWDHVVHVVVEPGVRTGVPLLVDNPKEVGADRIVNTLAAHDLYDSACIVVDFGTTTCVDVVSAKGEFLGGAIAPGLEMSAWAMSTRTATLREVEMVRPRSVLGKNTVECIQSGTIFGFAGLVDGLVGRIRREVPEVTGKDVAVIGTGDIAALILPESTTIEHHEPDLTLEGLRLVYERNMAKRRPR from the coding sequence ATGCTCCTCGCGATCGATGTGCGCAACACCAGCACCGTGGTCGGGCTGTTCACCGGCACCGGTGATCACTCGAAGCTGCTGCGGGACTGGCGCATTCGAACTGACCCTCATGTGACGGCCGACGAGCTGGCGTTGATGTTGCGTGGGTTGCTCGGAGCCGATTCGGAACAGATCACCGGTATCACCGCGCTGTCGACGGTGCCGTCGGTGCTGCGAGAGATGCGCACCATGCTCACGCGCTACTGGGATCATGTGGTACACGTGGTCGTCGAACCCGGCGTCCGGACCGGTGTTCCGCTGCTGGTGGACAATCCCAAAGAAGTCGGAGCCGATCGGATCGTCAATACCCTTGCCGCGCATGATCTGTACGACTCGGCGTGCATCGTGGTGGATTTCGGCACCACCACCTGCGTCGACGTCGTATCGGCCAAAGGGGAATTCCTCGGCGGTGCCATTGCACCCGGCCTCGAAATGTCGGCGTGGGCGATGTCGACCCGCACCGCCACGCTGCGCGAGGTGGAGATGGTCCGACCGCGGTCGGTACTGGGCAAGAACACCGTCGAATGCATCCAGTCGGGCACCATCTTCGGGTTCGCGGGCCTGGTGGACGGTCTCGTCGGACGGATCAGGCGCGAGGTGCCGGAGGTTACCGGTAAGGACGTCGCGGTCATCGGCACCGGAGACATCGCGGCGCTGATCCTGCCCGAGTCGACCACCATCGAGCACCACGAACCGGACCTGACGCTCGAGGGGCTCCGCTTGGTCTACGAACGCAACATGGCAAAGCGGCGGCCACGCTAG
- a CDS encoding cysteine dioxygenase, with amino-acid sequence MLSTPVFSAPSRPTLSSRSVSTFPTRLRPPDLLRITDQGASDVLEGRFDHLLPGGGLWPTDERWATRLHSDDDLDVWLISWVPERSTELHDHAGSLGALTVLSGSLLEYRWAGTELKERHLDAGDQAAFPLGWVHDVMHDPASTTTGPTLSVHAYSPPLTAMSYYEVTERATLRRTRSELTDEPEKATR; translated from the coding sequence ATGCTTTCCACACCTGTATTTTCTGCACCCTCCCGACCCACATTGTCCTCGCGGTCGGTCTCGACGTTTCCGACGCGGCTGCGTCCTCCCGACCTGCTGCGGATCACCGACCAAGGCGCATCGGACGTCCTAGAAGGTCGCTTCGACCACCTGCTACCCGGCGGTGGGCTGTGGCCTACCGACGAGCGCTGGGCCACTCGACTGCATTCCGACGACGATCTGGACGTTTGGTTGATCAGCTGGGTTCCCGAGCGATCCACCGAACTGCACGATCACGCCGGATCGCTCGGTGCACTGACCGTCCTGAGTGGGTCCCTGCTCGAATATCGTTGGGCAGGAACCGAACTGAAGGAGCGTCATCTCGACGCTGGAGATCAGGCGGCCTTCCCGCTGGGATGGGTGCACGACGTGATGCACGATCCGGCGTCGACCACGACCGGGCCCACTCTCAGCGTGCACGCATACTCACCGCCACTGACGGCGATGTCCTACTACGAGGTCACAGAGCGCGCGACTCTGCGCCGCACCCGCAGCGAGCTCACCGACGAACCCGAGAAGGCCACACGATGA
- a CDS encoding rhodanese-like domain-containing protein, which translates to MTIVDMLESARETIDRITVFELRDAVDRGAVVIDIRPQAQRAVEGTLPGALAIERNVLEWRLDPTSDARLAIATDHDVEWIVICSEGYTSSLAAASLKLLGLHKATDLVGGYQALKSAGLLGVLTQAKHCVREAEAVAAH; encoded by the coding sequence ATGACCATCGTCGACATGCTCGAATCCGCTCGCGAGACCATCGACCGCATCACCGTCTTCGAGCTGCGCGACGCAGTCGACCGCGGTGCCGTCGTGATCGACATTCGCCCGCAGGCCCAGCGTGCCGTCGAGGGAACGCTGCCCGGCGCGCTGGCCATCGAACGCAACGTTCTCGAATGGCGTTTGGATCCCACCAGCGACGCGCGTCTGGCGATCGCCACCGACCACGACGTCGAGTGGATCGTCATCTGCTCCGAGGGCTATACCTCCTCGCTCGCGGCCGCGTCGCTCAAGCTGCTGGGTCTGCACAAGGCCACCGATCTGGTCGGCGGCTATCAGGCCCTCAAATCGGCCGGGCTGCTCGGAGTGTTGACGCAGGCCAAGCACTGCGTTCGTGAGGCAGAGGCCGTCGCAGCGCACTGA
- the lysS gene encoding lysine--tRNA ligase: MSDTASTQPADDTPEQLRIRRAKRAALLERGVEAYPVSVPRTHSLLEIRTEFPELEADTTTGLIVGVVGRVIFVRNTGKLCFATLQEGDGTQLQAMISLAGVGEDALAAWKADVDLGDFVFVHGEVISSRRGELSVMADAWQIASKSLRPLPVAHKELSEETRIRQRYLDLITNPTSRETARKRIAVVRELRNALERRGFLEVETPMLQTLHGGAAARPFVTHSNAMDTDLFLRIAPELFLKRCVVGGIEKVFEINRNFRNEGADSSHSPEFAMLETYEAYGTYDDSAKMTRELVQEVAMAALGSTVVTLPDGTTYDLGGEWATLEMYPSLSESLGFDVTPDTTVDELLAIADKVGLDVPRKDGVPIYGHGKLVEELWEHQVGDALTEPTFVRDFPVETSPLTRQHRSKPGVTEKWDLYVRGFELATGYSELIDPIIQRERFEDQARQAAAGDDEAMVLDEDFLAAMEQGMPPTTGTGMGIDRLLMALTGLGIRETILFPIVKPSQA, encoded by the coding sequence GTGAGTGATACAGCTTCTACCCAGCCCGCCGACGACACCCCGGAGCAGCTACGGATTCGTCGTGCCAAGCGCGCTGCGCTGCTCGAGCGCGGGGTCGAGGCGTACCCGGTGTCGGTTCCGCGGACCCATTCCCTGCTCGAGATCCGCACCGAGTTTCCCGAGCTCGAAGCCGACACGACCACCGGTCTCATCGTGGGAGTCGTCGGCCGCGTCATCTTCGTCCGCAACACCGGCAAGCTCTGCTTCGCCACGCTGCAGGAGGGCGACGGTACCCAGCTGCAGGCGATGATCAGCCTGGCCGGCGTCGGCGAGGACGCCCTCGCAGCATGGAAGGCCGATGTCGACCTCGGCGACTTCGTGTTCGTGCACGGAGAGGTGATCAGCTCCCGACGCGGCGAGCTCTCGGTCATGGCAGATGCGTGGCAGATCGCGTCGAAGTCGTTGCGGCCGTTGCCCGTCGCGCACAAGGAACTGAGCGAAGAGACGCGCATCCGGCAGCGTTACCTGGATCTGATCACAAACCCGACCTCGCGTGAAACTGCGCGCAAGCGCATCGCTGTGGTTCGCGAGCTGCGCAACGCGCTCGAGCGTCGCGGCTTCCTCGAAGTCGAGACACCGATGCTGCAGACGCTGCACGGCGGTGCCGCGGCCCGGCCGTTCGTCACCCATTCCAATGCCATGGACACAGATCTCTTTCTGCGGATCGCGCCGGAGCTGTTCCTCAAGCGATGCGTCGTCGGCGGCATCGAGAAGGTCTTCGAGATCAATCGCAACTTCCGTAACGAAGGTGCCGACTCCTCGCACTCGCCGGAGTTCGCGATGCTCGAGACGTACGAGGCCTACGGCACGTACGACGATTCGGCGAAGATGACGCGTGAGCTCGTTCAGGAAGTGGCCATGGCCGCGCTGGGATCGACGGTCGTGACGTTGCCCGACGGCACCACCTACGATCTCGGCGGAGAATGGGCGACGCTGGAGATGTACCCGTCGTTGTCGGAGTCGCTCGGGTTCGACGTCACCCCCGACACCACCGTCGACGAACTGCTCGCGATCGCGGACAAGGTCGGGCTGGACGTGCCGCGCAAGGACGGCGTCCCGATCTACGGCCACGGCAAGCTGGTCGAGGAGCTGTGGGAACACCAGGTGGGTGACGCGTTGACCGAGCCGACGTTTGTTCGCGATTTCCCCGTCGAGACGTCCCCGCTGACGCGGCAGCACCGGAGCAAGCCCGGCGTCACCGAGAAGTGGGACCTGTACGTTCGCGGATTCGAGCTGGCGACCGGATACTCCGAGTTGATCGACCCGATCATCCAGCGCGAGCGTTTCGAGGACCAAGCTCGTCAGGCTGCGGCGGGCGACGACGAGGCGATGGTTCTGGACGAGGACTTCCTCGCCGCGATGGAGCAGGGCATGCCGCCGACCACCGGAACGGGCATGGGCATCGACCGTCTGTTGATGGCGCTGACCGGCCTCGGCATCCGCGAAACGATCCTGTTTCCGATCGTCAAGCCCTCCCAGGCCTGA